Proteins from one Aspergillus nidulans FGSC A4 chromosome VIII genomic window:
- a CDS encoding alpha/beta fold hydrolase (transcript_id=CADANIAT00001875) encodes MSSDLFPGFSSQYVTTAHGARIFVRVSPTQDKPPLLLVHGFPQTHAEWHKLTPLLTPHFTVVLVDLRGYGASSIPASANGSGYTKRLMGQDCLSVMDQLGYANQRFAVVGHDRGARVAYRLAFDNPERLSKVVVVDIVPTAAMFARFGNPTAGLKAYHWLFLAQPEPFPEKMIGKEDKGRLFLEQALSSWTAAGTLQAFSETAMERYREAYCDEQRIHATCEDYRAGAYFDRVYDEEDLKKGNKIRVPVLAVWGEEGGFTGPKKSEAKKVQEGPLDVWQRYCVDLRGKGLNCGHFIPEEDPQALADEILQFLL; translated from the coding sequence ATGTCTTCCGACCTCTTTCccggcttctcttctcagtaCGTCACCACCGCTCACGGTGCCCGCATCTTTGTCCGCGTCAGCCCAACGCAGGACaaacctcctcttctcctcgtccatgGGTTCCCCCAGACCCATGCTGAATGGCACAAATTGACGCCGCTGCTCACTCCGCATTTTACCGTCGTTCTTGTTGACCTTCGTGGCTACGGGGCCTCCTCCATTCCCGCCAGTGCCAATGGCTCTGGCTATACCAAACGCCTCATGGGCCAGGATTGCCTGTCAGTGATGGACCAGCTCGGGTACGCGAATCAGAGATTCGCAGTTGTGGGACATGATCGAGGAGCTCGCGTCGCCTACCGCCTTGCCTTTGATAACCCCGAGCGGCTGTCGAAGGTCGTAGTTGTCGATATTGTTCCGACGGCGGCTATGTTTGCACGGTTCGGGAACCCCACTGCGGGGCTAAAGGCGTACCACTGGTTGTTCCTTGCGCAGCCCGAACCGTTCCCCGAGAAGATGATTGGCAAGGAGGATAAGGGAAGGCTGTTCCTTGAGCAGGCACTGTCTTCCTGGACGGCGGCGGGGACGTTGCAGGCTTTCAGCGAAACAGCGATGGAGCGGTACCGGGAGGCGTATTGCGATGAGCAGCGGATCCATGCGACATGCGAGGATTACCGGGCGGGCGCTTACTTCGACCGGGTttatgatgaagaagacctcAAGAAGGGCAATAAGATCCGGGTCCCGGTGCTGGCTGTTTGGGGGGAGGAGGGCGGGTTCACGGGGCCGAAGAAGAGTGAAGCCAAGAAGGTGCAGGAGGGGCCGTTGGACGTCTGGCAGCGGTACTGTGTGGATCTACGGGGCAAAGGGCTAAACTGCGGGCATTTTATCCCTGAAGAGGATCCCCAGGCGCTGGCTGATGAAATTCTGCAATTCCTATTATGA